The following are encoded in a window of Bacillus xiapuensis genomic DNA:
- the ytvI gene encoding sporulation integral membrane protein YtvI, whose protein sequence is MNPVNRDRLVRFFVVVVSAILLFLALYYIAKVTYPFIIGFAVAFLLKPIIRFLEVKVRLPRVAAVSAAILSILALFAGGITLLIAELVSGANYFASVVPRHVNKAVAYVEDFFTSQIIPFYERTASLFKSLDTGQQETIIANIQNTGRSIASSAGNFLQDFFLKLPNLISWIPNFATVLIFSFLAAFFISKDWERIQQRTIQYLPVKANNSLRRVFTSLKKALFGFVKAQLTLISLTAVIVLIGLLILRVNYAITLAVIIGLVDILPYLGTGAVFVPWILYEFFAGDTGLAVGLSVLYLIVVVQRQIMEPKVLSSSIGLDPLATLIALFIGFKLAGFFGLILGPTALVILNALQQAGVFKDLREYIMGKEAHPPAK, encoded by the coding sequence ATGAATCCCGTCAATAGGGACAGGCTGGTGCGATTTTTTGTTGTCGTCGTTTCTGCCATCCTGCTATTTCTTGCTCTTTATTATATTGCAAAAGTAACCTATCCATTTATTATTGGGTTTGCCGTTGCCTTTCTCCTTAAACCAATCATCCGCTTTTTAGAGGTGAAGGTAAGGCTTCCGCGCGTGGCAGCGGTAAGTGCTGCCATTCTGTCCATTCTGGCATTGTTTGCGGGCGGCATCACGCTGCTGATCGCTGAGCTGGTTTCAGGGGCTAATTATTTTGCATCGGTCGTGCCCCGCCATGTCAATAAAGCGGTGGCCTATGTCGAGGACTTTTTCACATCGCAAATCATTCCTTTCTATGAACGGACAGCCAGCCTTTTTAAGTCGCTGGATACAGGTCAGCAGGAAACCATTATCGCCAACATTCAAAACACCGGCCGGTCGATTGCTTCGAGCGCGGGAAATTTCCTGCAAGATTTCTTTCTTAAGTTACCGAACCTGATTTCGTGGATCCCCAATTTTGCAACTGTCTTAATCTTTTCTTTCTTGGCAGCTTTTTTCATCAGCAAGGATTGGGAACGCATCCAGCAGCGCACCATTCAATATTTGCCGGTCAAAGCGAATAACAGCTTAAGAAGGGTATTTACTTCGTTAAAGAAAGCACTGTTTGGCTTTGTGAAAGCACAGCTGACGCTCATTTCTCTTACAGCTGTAATTGTGCTGATCGGACTGCTTATTTTGCGGGTGAATTATGCCATTACATTGGCAGTTATCATCGGTCTGGTCGATATTCTTCCCTATTTGGGAACCGGCGCTGTGTTTGTGCCGTGGATCCTGTATGAGTTCTTTGCCGGCGACACGGGTCTTGCGGTCGGCCTTTCCGTTCTCTATCTGATCGTAGTTGTTCAGAGGCAGATTATGGAGCCAAAGGTCCTGTCATCGAGCATCGGTCTGGACCCGCTGGCCACGCTTATCGCCTTGTTTATCGGTTTTAAATTGGCCGGTTTCTTCGGGCTGATTCTGGGTCCGACAGCGCTCGTCATCTTGAATGCGCTCCAGCAGGCGGGGGTCTTTAAGGATTTGCGGGAGTACATCATGGGAAAAGAAGCGCATCCGCCTGCCAAATAA
- a CDS encoding FxsA family protein: protein MRYIIPWLIIIPALELSLLLFSGKTIGILPTVVLILATGFLGAYLAKKQGMQTVARLKEEMRDGHFIGDAVLDGVCILIGGLLLLTPGFVTDAFGFLLLLPFTRRYFKPFLYKLFKRLFDSGSKIIVMK from the coding sequence TTGAGGTACATTATTCCATGGCTGATTATCATTCCGGCGCTTGAGCTGAGCTTGCTGCTTTTTTCGGGGAAAACGATTGGCATCCTTCCCACGGTGGTGCTTATTTTAGCAACAGGATTTCTGGGAGCTTATTTGGCGAAGAAGCAGGGGATGCAAACTGTGGCGAGATTGAAGGAGGAGATGCGGGACGGACATTTTATTGGAGATGCTGTATTGGACGGCGTCTGCATCTTAATCGGCGGCCTGCTTTTATTGACGCCTGGTTTTGTCACAGATGCTTTCGGCTTTTTGCTGCTGCTGCCTTTTACCCGGCGCTACTTTAAACCGTTTTTGTACAAGCTTTTTAAGCGGCTGTTTGACAGCGGAAGCAAGATCATCGTGATGAAATAA
- the pyk gene encoding pyruvate kinase codes for MRKTKIVCTIGPASESPEMLTSLMEAGMNVARLNFSHGSHEEHEARIHSIRKAAKKTGKTVAILLDTKGPEIRTHNMENGEIELTAGHEVIVSMKEVLGTPDKISVTYSGLIHDVAEGSNILLDDGLIALEVMKIDHQKGEITTKVLNGGLLKNKKGVNVPGVSVNLPGITEKDAKDIVFGIRHGIDLIAASFVRRPSDVLEIRELLEKHGAEHIQIIPKIENQEGVDNIDSILEVSDGLMVARGDLGVEIPAEEVPLVQKNLIKKCNVLGKPVITATQMLDSMQRNPRPTRAEASDVANAIFDGTDAIMLSGETAAGMYPLEAVQTMDTIAARTETALNYSEILSSRSKASEHSMTDAIGQSVAHTANNIDVQAIVTPTESGHTARMISRYRSKAPIVAVTANEQVSRSLALVWGVFPHIGPKVKSTDEMLELAVQKSLESGLVKHGDLIVITAGVPVGESGTTNLMKIHIVGDVLAKGQGIGRKSAYGKIVVANNAKEALEKVEEGSILVTLGSDKDMVPAIEKCAALITEEGGLTSHAAVVGINLGIPVIVGVERAATVLKDGQEITVDAAHGIIYNGHANVL; via the coding sequence ATGAGAAAGACAAAAATTGTGTGTACGATTGGTCCTGCCAGTGAAAGCCCAGAGATGCTAACTAGCTTGATGGAGGCGGGGATGAACGTAGCCCGGTTGAACTTCTCGCACGGCAGTCACGAAGAACATGAAGCGCGCATTCATTCCATTCGGAAAGCAGCTAAAAAAACCGGAAAAACCGTCGCCATTTTACTGGATACGAAAGGACCGGAAATTCGCACTCATAACATGGAAAACGGGGAGATTGAGTTAACTGCAGGCCATGAAGTCATCGTTTCCATGAAGGAAGTGCTGGGCACACCTGATAAAATCTCTGTAACTTACAGCGGATTGATCCACGATGTAGCCGAAGGAAGCAACATTTTATTGGACGATGGCTTAATCGCCTTAGAAGTTATGAAAATTGACCATCAAAAAGGCGAAATCACAACAAAGGTATTAAATGGCGGCCTATTAAAGAATAAAAAAGGCGTTAACGTTCCCGGAGTCTCCGTCAACTTGCCCGGAATAACAGAAAAGGACGCCAAAGATATCGTATTTGGCATCCGCCATGGAATTGATCTCATTGCTGCATCCTTCGTGCGCCGACCTTCCGACGTGCTGGAAATCAGGGAGCTGCTTGAAAAGCACGGCGCAGAGCATATTCAAATTATCCCTAAAATCGAGAACCAGGAAGGCGTCGATAATATCGACAGCATTTTGGAAGTCTCGGATGGCTTAATGGTGGCGCGCGGAGACTTAGGCGTAGAGATTCCAGCAGAAGAAGTGCCGCTCGTTCAAAAGAACTTAATTAAAAAATGCAATGTTCTGGGCAAGCCGGTCATTACCGCAACACAAATGCTAGACTCCATGCAGCGCAATCCTCGTCCGACCCGCGCCGAAGCGAGCGATGTGGCCAATGCCATTTTCGATGGCACGGATGCGATCATGCTTTCGGGTGAAACGGCTGCCGGCATGTACCCGCTGGAAGCTGTGCAAACGATGGATACAATCGCTGCACGGACAGAAACAGCGCTGAACTACTCGGAGATTCTGTCCAGCCGCAGCAAGGCCAGCGAGCATTCGATGACGGATGCGATCGGACAATCCGTCGCTCATACTGCCAATAATATAGATGTACAGGCCATTGTAACGCCGACAGAGAGCGGCCACACGGCGCGGATGATTTCCAGATACCGATCAAAAGCGCCGATTGTAGCTGTAACGGCGAATGAACAAGTGTCGCGCAGTTTGGCTCTTGTATGGGGCGTCTTCCCGCACATCGGCCCGAAAGTCAAGAGCACGGATGAAATGCTGGAACTCGCTGTACAAAAAAGTTTAGAATCCGGACTTGTCAAGCATGGCGACTTAATCGTCATCACAGCTGGAGTGCCTGTCGGTGAATCTGGCACGACGAACCTCATGAAGATCCATATTGTCGGCGATGTGCTGGCGAAGGGACAGGGAATTGGCCGAAAATCGGCTTACGGCAAAATAGTCGTCGCCAACAACGCCAAGGAAGCACTTGAAAAAGTGGAAGAAGGTTCGATATTGGTTACACTCGGCAGCGACAAGGACATGGTGCCGGCCATTGAAAAATGCGCCGCTCTCATTACAGAGGAAGGCGGATTAACAAGCCACGCCGCTGTCGTGGGTATTAATCTCGGTATTCCTGTCATAGTCGGCGTGGAACGGGCAGCCACCGTGTTAAAAGACGGACAGGAAATCACCGTGGATGCAGCGCACGGCATTATCTACAACGGCCACGCCAACGTGCTGTAA